Proteins from one Streptomyces sp. NBC_00289 genomic window:
- a CDS encoding DUF2550 domain-containing protein — MVLALTVCGVVVALVVLGLFVFGLRRRLIQRSGGTFDCSLRWDVPEKSDISGKGWSYGVARYNGDRIEWYRVFSYAPRPRRVLERSAIEVAGRRVPEGEEELALLSDAVILTCLHRGTRLELAMSDDALTGFLAWLEAAPPGQRVNVA; from the coding sequence ATGGTCCTCGCTCTGACTGTGTGCGGTGTGGTCGTGGCCCTCGTGGTGCTGGGGCTGTTCGTCTTCGGGCTGCGCCGCAGGCTCATCCAACGCTCCGGCGGAACCTTCGACTGCAGCCTGCGCTGGGATGTGCCGGAGAAATCCGACATCAGTGGCAAGGGGTGGAGCTACGGGGTCGCCCGCTACAACGGCGACCGCATCGAGTGGTACCGCGTCTTCTCCTACGCTCCTCGCCCGCGCCGCGTTCTGGAGCGCTCCGCGATCGAGGTGGCCGGCCGCCGCGTCCCCGAGGGCGAGGAGGAACTGGCGCTGCTGTCCGACGCGGTGATCCTCACCTGTCTGCACCGGGGCACGCGTCTCGAACTCGCCATGAGCGATGACGCGCTGACCGGTTTCCTCGCGTGGCTCGAGGCGGCCCCGCCCGGACAACGAGTGAATGTGGCGTAG
- a CDS encoding F0F1 ATP synthase subunit epsilon, giving the protein MAAELHVALVAADREVWSGEATLVVARTTSGDIGVMPGHQPLLGVLESGPVTIRTSDGGTVVAAVHGGFISFADNKLSLLAEIAELSDEIDVQRAERELERAKAEGDAFAERRADVRLRAAAGH; this is encoded by the coding sequence TTGGCTGCTGAGCTGCACGTCGCGCTGGTCGCGGCCGACCGTGAGGTCTGGTCCGGCGAGGCCACCCTGGTCGTCGCGCGCACCACGTCCGGCGACATCGGCGTCATGCCCGGTCACCAGCCGCTGCTCGGTGTGCTGGAGTCGGGCCCGGTGACCATCCGTACGAGTGATGGTGGAACGGTCGTCGCCGCGGTGCACGGCGGTTTCATCTCGTTCGCCGACAACAAGCTGTCGCTGCTGGCCGAGATCGCCGAGCTGTCGGACGAGATCGACGTCCAGCGCGCGGAGCGGGAGCTCGAGCGCGCGAAGGCAGAGGGCGACGCCTTCGCCGAGCGTCGCGCGGACGTCCGACTGCGTGCGGCGGCGGGACACTGA